The Mesorhizobium loti DNA segment TCGAGTCGGCGAGCTTGCCGCTGCTTCCGCGAACAAGCGCCTCGGCCCCGTCAGCGAGGTCGTCGGGCCGCTTCAAGACGAGCCCAAGCTCCTTAGCCAACGGCCTAACAATTTTGCCTGCTTGGCTCAGGCCGACAGACGCCAGGCGATCGGTGGGCAATGCTCCTGCGGCATTGAGAAACATGTCGCCGTAATTGCCATATCTGGCGGAGATACCAGCCTTATCAGCCGCGAATACAGCCCCTAGGGGAGTGAGGTCGGATAGCGAAAAGCCTTCCTCGCCACCTCCTGCAGAGCCAAGCAGCTTCACCGTCAAATTCTGACGCACGCTGCCTGGCTTGCTATCGCCGGCGGCAAATCTGCCGATCCTGTCTTGAAGCGTAGGAATGTAGTTCGTCACTTCTACATTCGAGTCCCGCAGACCCAACTCGGCCGCTTTGCGCAAATCGAGCAGCATCTTGGGATCGACTACCCAATCGCGACGTGTTCGATCAGCTAGGCTTCTCTCTGTCTGAGTTGGACTTGTCCGAATTAGGTGGTCTAGAATTGCCTCTTGGGCAGCTTCGGTAGGGAGCGCAGCAAAGATGTTGTTTAGGGTGTGATCTTGCGGTTTGGTCCCGTTTTTGAGTCCGTCGACGACGCCTCCCGCCACAGAATTGGGCAGCGGTTGTATCCTCTCGAAGCCCAACTGCTGCTGTGCGGCGATCGAGCCGATAATCGCCGTCTGATAGTCTTCCGGCGTCGAAAGATTGTTCCAAGCCGCATCGAGATTCGCGAACGTCTTGCGGACATAGCCGCCGGGATCGCCCTGCCTCTCCTTGAGGGTGAGGTCGGCGGCCGTGACTATGGCCTCATGACGCGCCCGGTCCTCTTCCGGCGTCGCGCTATCGGCCTTGGGGGCAGACGCTCTGACCATCGCCTGCACGGCGTCGTTAGACATCGTGCGCATGCCGTAGAATTGGCGACTGACATCAAGCGCTTGATTGAAAGCCTGAAAACGCCTGATCCCTTCCGTCGAGCCGTAGAGCGCCACGAACTGCTCTGGCGTGAAAGTCGGCCCTGAATAGCTACCTGTCTCCCTGATGGCGGCCGGCGCGTTCAGTTCGGCCAGGTTGATGCCGCTGCGCATTTCGACTTGCCGGGCGGCGTCGGCGGCCCAGGCTTGCTCGGCCAGGGCCGGCCGATCTTCAGGCGGAATGTCGTCCCCGAAAGCCTGAGCCACTCGCTGGTCTGGCGTGAGCTTGCCAACGCGATCGCCGGTCGCGGCAGCGGCCTTCGAGCTGCCTGAGGCAAGAACCCAGGCGATCGGAGAGGCGCCGGAGGCATCGCCCCCTGAAGACTCTCCTAGTCCCCCCGCCCCGAACATCTCCAGCGCGCGCTTCGGGTCCTTGGCGATCAGGGCCTCGAACCGCGCCTTGGCGGCGGTGCCGAACCAGTCCTTCGCCTTCTGCTGCCTGATCCCCGGGTCGAGCCCCATCTTGTCGATCAGGTCGAGACCCTGCTGGCGGGCCGCTTCGAAGGTGACGTGGTCGTCGGGGTTGGCGTTGCCGATGGCGATGGCGCTGGTCTTCAGCGCTGTGTCGACCTCGGCCTGCTCATAATCCCTGCGTCGCTGAAGCTGCCGCGCCGCCATGCGCAGCCCGCCGGTTTGACGCAACGCTTCTTTCTGCCTGGCGAAGGCGGCGCGCTGGCTCTCGGGCATGCCGGGCAAGGCAGCGGCGAACAGCTTGTCGAACAGCCCGGTCTTCACCACCCGGCCGCTGTACGGATCGACCTGGCCATACATGGCTTCATGCAGGCCGCTGCCGTCGGCCGGCGCGTTGGCCGTCACCTCGTCTTCCGCCTGCGCGATCTGGCCGTTGAACCGGCGGCGGGCCAGCTCGGCGTCGAACGCTTCCTGCTGGTCCTTCATCTGCTGGTAGCGCTCGGCGACAGCGGAAAGGTGATCGCCCAGCCCTTGCATGGCGCCGCCGATTGGCGATCCCTGCGGGTATTGCGGCGCGTTGCCGGTATCGAGCCGGCGCTTGGCGATGGAAAGCGGGATGACGTGGACCATTGCCGGGTTCCTGCTCGAATTGGCTTTGAACAAAGGGCGCGCGGCGCCGGCGATCACGGCACGGCCGGATCGCACGCATGCTGGTTGTCGCGGTCTTGTGAATCGACGTTCTTGGAGGGATCGGCCGGTGTTGCGGACTACAGGCGCGGCCAGGCGCCTCTTGCGTTCGTCATCCCACGAGCGGAGCAAGGAGCGAAGCGACGCGGCGCAGACCCCTGGAGCTGCTCCGCAGCCCAAGGGACCCATGCCGCGATTCAAAGCGCCGCTGCGGTGCAGAATTCTGTTCGGCAGCACGCCTCGGCCGATGTCGCGGCATGGATTCTCGGGTCAAGCCCGAGAATGACGAAGTGGAAGTTACCGAAACGCCCCCAGCGGATCGCTCTGCCCCGCCGGCCGCCGCGCCGCCTTGAACTCCGCCGGATCGACCACCGCCTCGCGCAGCATCATCACGCCATAGCGGGTCGCCGCCATCAGGTCGTCGCGCAGTTTTACAACCTGGCCGTCCTTGCGATGGTAGAGGCGAAACTCCTCGAACCAGTCGGCGAGCGTCGAAAACACCTTGAAGCGGCCGGATTGCATGCGGTCGAGCATCTCCATCAACCCTGCTTCGACCGAGACCGAACCGTCGGCAAATTGCGCGTGGCGCGACAGCATGTTCAGCCCGTACGCGGCATATTGTTTGGCGAGCGCCACACCCGCCCCTTCCAGCGTTTCACGACGGCCGTCGCGCGGCCAGGCGAAGGGCAGCCATTCGCCCCAGGGTTTCAGGGTCAGCGTCTGCATGGCCGGCGTCTGCTGCGAGGCCCGCACTGCCTTGGTGACATAGACGACATCGGCCTCCGTATCCCAGGCAAGCTCGACGGCGGCGGAAGGGTGGTCCCAGCCGAAATCGAGCGCGCCGATGCGCGGCCAGTAGCGCGGCAGCCGGAACGGCTCGCAGGCAATCAGCGCCTCGGCCACCGGAAAGATGCGGCCAGAACCCAGCACCGGAATGCCCCGGGCGCGCGCCTCGCGCTCATGCGCTGGATAGGCGGCGACGATCGCCGCGCGCTCTTGCACCGAATAATGCGCGGCATCGTCGATGGTCATGAAGGTGACGTGACGGGACATATTAGCCTGTCCTAATTACCTGCCGTGACGAGCTATTGCCATTGATAATACTGTTCATCAATGCGAAGTAGCTGATGACTCGGGGGAGATACATGATCCGCATAGCAATCGTTGTGGCCATTGCAGCCAGTGCATCAGCATGCCAGTCGAACGTTCCATACGATACAAGTAAGCAGACCTGCAGATGTACGATCTCCACGGGTACCAACACAAAGTTTGTGCCCCGGACACACCGAACAAGGTATGCAATGTCTGGTTCAATCCAATTTCGGGCGACGAAAGGATATGGTGCCAACCGCTCACCCGGAAAGCGACCGATCCCAAGGCCCGCGCCAGACAGCTTGCGGGCAGCCAATACCCCTGATTCGACTTCAATCAGCTTTTTTGACGCTCAGACCTGATCAGCCGATGCGAACGTCACGGGGGCGGCGCTGCTTGAGCAAGTCCTGGTGTGGCCCGCCGCGCGCGAGGCGCTGCATGAAGGCTCGGAACGGGCGCTGGCAGGTTTCGGCGAAGATGAAGTGGCGACGCTGCTGGGTTTGCTCAGGCGGCTGAACGAAAACCTCGATCGGATGGTGGCGCGGGAGACGGAGTGAATAAGTTCAGAACCCGAGTTACCAGACCCGCTTAGCTCTTATACCCCTCGTTCAGACAATCATTCTTCCAGGCCCAGTCGAAGTCGGCCCGAGACATGGACTGGCCCATGCCCGGCTCGACAAACGGACCGGCGGTGTTGTCGATATAGACGATGAAGCGCGCCTCCTTGGTGAAGGTGCCAACCTTGGCGGTGATGACGCCGCAGGTCTGGCCGGACGAACTGTCGCCGGTAAGCTGGACATGTGAGAATGTGGCGGAAGGATCGCTCACCAGACTGCGCATCTTGCCTTCGGCGGCGGTGATTGCATCGGCGCGCCAATCGCCGCTTCCGGTGCAGGCTGAAAGCAGGGCAGAGAGCAGGAGCAGTTTTGCGATTTGGCGCATGTCAGACCTCAAACGTCGCGCCGGACGCTACTCGACCACCGGTTGCTGCAAAAGCGGCATTGCAAATCATGGTTTCGCGGCGGTTCACCCCTTCGCCAACTTTTCCACCTCCCCCGCCGACAAAAACAGCAGCACCACATCGCTCATGCCAAGCAGCGGCGTGAAGGTGACGATCGTAATCCCGCCCGTCGCGTTGGTGCGGGTCAGGCCTTCGGAATAGATGTCGAGTGGCGGTTCCTCGTCGAACCAGACGCCGTGCAGCGTCTCGCCCTGCCATTTCTCGCGGCCCTTCTCGAAGCTCTTGAACGACAGCACGCTCTCGCCGGCCTGCACGTCGCCGCCGCCGCCATGGCGCACCACGACGCTGTCGAGCGCGCCCGGCGCGCCGCGGCCCATGATGGTGTCGACAATGGCATCCGCCGGGATCATGCCGGTGCCCCAGGCCGCCTGCTGCTGCGGCGGGCCGACCAGCACGCGCTGCGGGTTGTCACGCGTGCCCTCGCCGGTCACGCCGGCGGCCCACAGCCGCACCGGCGTGTCGAAAACCTTGCCTTGCCACCACTGGGGATAGCGGCCGGTGAGATGCATCGCCCATTCCGCGCCGCCGGCCCTTGTCTTGCCGAGCTGGTTGCCGGCCATGAACAGCCTTTCGCGGTTGACCGCCCCTGCCGCGTGAAATTCGGCCTGGCGCTCATAGGGCTTATACGCCGCCAGCTGGTTTGTGCGTCTGCGGCGGTCAAGCTCCGCCAGCAGCGCCAGATATTCCGTCTTCGCGGTGATCGGCGGGCTCTTCGAGGAACGGTTTGACGATGGCTTCGAGGCTGCGGATACGGCTGCGGATCTCTTCATCGCTCAGGGCATCCAGATGGTTGATGGCGCCATCGAAATCTTTGGGCAAGACGGACAGCACGATCTTCAGATACTGGTCCGGCT contains these protein-coding regions:
- a CDS encoding DNA packaging protein Gp2; this translates as MSRHVTFMTIDDAAHYSVQERAAIVAAYPAHEREARARGIPVLGSGRIFPVAEALIACEPFRLPRYWPRIGALDFGWDHPSAAVELAWDTEADVVYVTKAVRASQQTPAMQTLTLKPWGEWLPFAWPRDGRRETLEGAGVALAKQYAAYGLNMLSRHAQFADGSVSVEAGLMEMLDRMQSGRFKVFSTLADWFEEFRLYHRKDGQVVKLRDDLMAATRYGVMMLREAVVDPAEFKAARRPAGQSDPLGAFR
- a CDS encoding transcriptional regulator, yielding MWPAAREALHEGSERALAGFGEDEVATLLGLLRRLNENLDRMVARETE
- a CDS encoding DNA packaging protein Gp2 — protein: MKRSAAVSAASKPSSNRSSKSPPITAKTEYLALLAELDRRRRTNQLAAYKPYERQAEFHAAGAVNRERLFMAGNQLGKTRAGGAEWAMHLTGRYPQWWQGKVFDTPVRLWAAGVTGEGTRDNPQRVLVGPPQQQAAWGTGMIPADAIVDTIMGRGAPGALDSVVVRHGGGGDVQAGESVLSFKSFEKGREKWQGETLHGVWFDEEPPLDIYSEGLTRTNATGGITIVTFTPLLGMSDVVLLFLSAGEVEKLAKG